From the genome of Anopheles moucheti chromosome 3, idAnoMoucSN_F20_07, whole genome shotgun sequence, one region includes:
- the LOC128302185 gene encoding sphingosine-1-phosphate phosphatase 2-like yields the protein MHPTLEYLKSPELVVKVQEYFGIEYQKSDPLSKNGKITGTQNGTANGTGVPSNGYSTVNHADRKKIDDNDNAYRVTNYFWYVLFIVGTELGDEIFYATFIPFWFWNIDSAVGRRVVMVWSAIMYVGQSLKDIIRWPRPSYPAARLQKKWGLEYGMPSTHAMVSVAIPFSVLIYTYDRYIYSMPVGLAIACVWCAVICVSRVYLGMHSVLDIIAGLVLVVLLMIPLIPIVDRLDLIIVTSRWSPIFVFTISILLIVFYPDSGKWTPTRGDTALTVSVCAGIEIGAWLHFHLDEFQQPAQPPPYEIIWPSYSMFGLLLLRTVLGLCCIVASRAFAKSISYAFVCFILGRDKNELRRSENTLENKNKIIVELSYKLFTYGVIGFNTQYLLPSVFKLLNIGRPDFYTEI from the exons ATGCATCCAACCCTTGAGTATCTCAAAAGCCCGGAGCTGGTTGTGAAGGTACAGGAATATTTCGGCATCGAGTACCAGAAAAGTGATCCCTTATCCAAAAACGGCAAGATAACCGGCACACAGAACGGCACGGCCAATGGTACAGGTGTGCCGAGCAATGGGTACAGCACCGTGAATCATGCGGATAGGAAGAAGATCGATGACAATGATAATGCTTATCGGGTGACGAATTACTTCTGGTACGTGCTGTTCATCGTCGGCACCGAGCTGGGCGATGAGATATTCTACGCCACGTTTATCCCGTTCTGGTTCTGGAACATAGACAGTGCCGTTGGCCGCAGGGTCGTTATGGTATGGTCAGCGATTATGTACGTAG GACAAAGCCTTAAGGATATTATTCGATGGCCCCGACCATCCTACCCGGCTGCTCGGTTGCAGAAAAAATGGGGACTCGAGTACGGAATGCCGTCCACACACGCGATGGTCTCGGTCGCGATACCCTTTtccgtgctgatttatacgtACGATCGGTACATTTACTCTATGCCGGTTGGATTGGCAATAGCGTGCGTGTGGTGTGCCGTCATATGCGTCAGCCGTGTTTATCTAGGAATGCACAGTGTGCTG gACATTATTGCGGGACTAGTACTAGTCGTATTGTTGATGATCCCACTGATCCCTATCGTAGATCGATTGGATCTTATTATCGTCACCTCGCGCTGGTCGCCAATATTCGTATTTACCATATCAATTCTACTGATCGTGTTCTACCCCGACTCTGGCAAATGGACACCAACGCG TGGCGATACTGCCCTAACGGTTAGTGTTTGCGCTGGAATCGAAATTGGCGCCTGGCTCCACTTCCATTTGGACGAATTTCAGCAACCCGCGCAACCACCACCGTACGAAATCATTTGGCCTTCCTATAGCATGTTCGGTTTGCTACTGCTGCGCACCGTTCTCGGTCTTTGCTGCATCGTAGCATCGCGCGCATTCGCAAAGTCCATCTCGTACGCGTTCGTTTGCTTCATACTAGGGCGGGACAAAAACGAACTGCGCCGGTCGGAAAATACGCTcgaaaacaagaacaaaatcaTTGTCGAGTTGTCGTACAAACTGTTCACGTACGGTGTGATTGGGTTCAACACACAGTACCTGCTGCCGAGCGTGTTCAAACTGCTCAACATTGGCCGACCGGATTTCTACACGGAAATCTAA